One genomic segment of Petrotoga sp. 9PWA.NaAc.5.4 includes these proteins:
- the secA gene encoding preprotein translocase subunit SecA — protein MLFGLIDKNKSLLKKYEKKTKIINDLEKGIKSLSDIELKGKTEEFKNRVKQGETLDDILPEAFAVVREAARRTINMRHFDVQIMGGMALHEGKITEMKTGEGKTLVATLPIYLNALTGKNVHLATHNDYLAKRDANWMGPVYEYLGLTVGYIQANMDKEERKKAYQADITYGTANEFGFDYLRDNLVYDISEKVQRDHYYVIVDEADSILIDEARTPLIISGPSDTPSELYRRFASLSKRFIPDKDYTIDEKQKTVVLTEEGISKAEKLLSIENLYDPNNIKYLFHLLNALKALIFFKKDKDYILQDGEVIIVDEFTGRLLPGRRYSEGLHQAIEAKEGVKIKEESITFATITFQNYFRMYEKLAGMTGTAKTEEDEFKSIYNTEVVVIPTNEPVIREDKNDLIFKTKQEKYKAIVDEIEKRYNKGQPVLVGTTSIENSELISNLLKKRGIPHEVLNAKYHEREAEIIAKAGEKNAVTIATNMAGRGTDIKLGEGVKELGGLFVLGTERHESRRIDNQLIGRSGRQGDPGETRFILSFEDDILRLFGGDRMKNIMATLKIEEGQSIEHKLLSNVIRDAQKKVEGIHFSIRKRLYEFDSVMDKQRSVIYNHRDWILSLDNYDDHIKEIINDVVERMVDNAWNEEEEKVDKKTLSERLHQYMIIADLKGNTPEEIKEEVFKVFWQRYLQKKEEFGSDFNKIAKFVMLRIIDEKWRHHLDSIEALKEAVSLRSYGQKDPVMEFKKESYLLFDEMVDNIYEDIVTYLMRIIKVAPEKEEKEARKVYASLNFVHNDLSAVGESKNTQNEKQKSSSNKIKKRYKVKR, from the coding sequence ATGCTTTTTGGATTAATTGATAAAAATAAAAGTCTGCTCAAAAAATATGAAAAGAAAACGAAAATTATAAATGATTTAGAAAAGGGAATAAAATCACTTAGTGATATAGAATTAAAAGGTAAAACAGAAGAATTTAAAAACAGGGTAAAACAAGGTGAAACGTTAGATGATATTCTGCCAGAAGCTTTTGCAGTAGTAAGAGAAGCGGCAAGAAGAACCATAAATATGAGACATTTTGACGTTCAAATAATGGGAGGTATGGCTCTTCATGAAGGAAAAATAACCGAAATGAAAACAGGTGAAGGAAAAACTCTTGTTGCCACTCTTCCTATTTATTTAAATGCTTTAACTGGTAAAAACGTTCATTTGGCGACCCATAATGACTATTTGGCGAAAAGAGACGCTAATTGGATGGGGCCAGTTTATGAATACTTGGGGCTGACAGTTGGTTATATTCAAGCAAATATGGATAAAGAAGAAAGAAAAAAGGCTTACCAAGCGGATATAACTTATGGTACTGCTAATGAATTTGGATTTGATTATTTAAGAGATAATCTTGTTTACGATATTTCCGAAAAGGTTCAAAGAGATCATTATTACGTTATTGTTGATGAAGCAGACTCTATACTTATAGACGAAGCAAGGACTCCTCTAATAATATCTGGACCTTCAGACACGCCTTCTGAACTTTACAGAAGATTTGCATCCTTATCTAAAAGATTTATACCAGATAAAGATTATACAATAGACGAAAAACAAAAGACAGTGGTGCTAACAGAAGAAGGTATAAGCAAGGCGGAAAAATTATTGTCTATTGAGAACTTATACGATCCTAATAATATAAAATATTTGTTTCACCTTTTGAATGCTCTAAAAGCTTTAATTTTTTTCAAAAAGGACAAAGATTACATACTTCAGGATGGGGAAGTAATAATTGTTGATGAATTTACAGGAAGGCTACTGCCAGGAAGAAGATATTCTGAAGGATTACATCAAGCTATAGAAGCTAAAGAAGGAGTAAAAATAAAAGAAGAAAGTATAACTTTTGCTACAATAACTTTTCAGAATTATTTTAGAATGTATGAAAAGTTAGCAGGAATGACAGGTACTGCAAAGACAGAAGAAGATGAATTTAAATCCATCTATAATACAGAAGTTGTTGTTATTCCTACCAATGAACCAGTAATAAGAGAAGATAAAAATGACCTTATTTTTAAAACTAAGCAAGAAAAGTATAAAGCAATAGTAGATGAGATTGAAAAAAGGTATAATAAAGGACAACCCGTCTTGGTGGGAACTACTTCCATAGAAAATAGTGAATTAATAAGCAATTTACTCAAAAAAAGAGGAATTCCTCATGAGGTGTTAAATGCCAAATATCATGAAAGAGAAGCAGAAATAATCGCAAAAGCTGGCGAAAAAAATGCTGTAACTATAGCTACCAATATGGCTGGTAGAGGAACTGATATTAAATTAGGTGAGGGTGTAAAAGAATTAGGAGGATTATTTGTTTTAGGAACAGAAAGACACGAAAGTAGACGTATAGACAATCAACTTATAGGAAGATCAGGAAGACAAGGGGACCCTGGAGAAACAAGATTTATTTTATCTTTTGAAGATGATATCTTAAGATTATTCGGTGGCGACCGAATGAAGAACATTATGGCTACTTTAAAAATAGAAGAAGGTCAATCTATAGAACATAAATTACTGAGTAATGTTATAAGAGATGCTCAAAAAAAGGTAGAAGGTATTCATTTTTCAATAAGAAAAAGATTGTACGAATTCGATTCTGTCATGGATAAGCAACGTTCAGTTATTTACAATCACAGGGATTGGATTTTGAGTCTTGACAATTATGATGATCACATTAAAGAAATTATAAATGATGTTGTAGAAAGAATGGTTGATAATGCTTGGAATGAAGAAGAAGAAAAAGTAGATAAAAAGACCCTTTCTGAAAGACTCCATCAATATATGATTATAGCAGATTTGAAAGGGAATACGCCTGAAGAAATTAAAGAAGAAGTTTTTAAAGTTTTCTGGCAAAGATATCTACAGAAAAAAGAAGAATTTGGATCAGATTTTAATAAAATAGCTAAATTTGTAATGCTTAGAATAATAGATGAAAAATGGAGACATCATCTTGACTCTATTGAAGCACTAAAAGAAGCTGTTAGCCTTAGATCTTATGGGCAAAAAGATCCTGTTATGGAATTTAAAAAAGAATCTTACCTACTTTTTGATGAAATGGTTGATAATATATATGAAGATATAGTAACTTATCTAATGAGAATCATAAAAGTGGCTCCAGAAAAAGAAGAGAAAGAAGCAAGAAAGGTTTACGCAAGTTTAAATTTTGTACACAATGATCTCTCTGCTGTAGGGGAAAGTAAAAATACGCAGAACGAAAAACAGAAATCTTCGTCTAATAAAATTAAAAAAAGATATAAAGTAAAAAGATAA
- a CDS encoding methyl-accepting chemotaxis protein, whose product MKKISTKIILTSIVLVIVLVSVISFISIFRSTILLEEHVLSNAQNLSNSIASDLNSQIKIIETIVDNYADSAFLGFDVFLASFSNSEVIRFLDRAKDVPKNFSLKVDGNVNSFIVFNPDMLSTKVLYSLFYVESEDKSIKNEYVKLDDIFVPENKKYQWFFEARDKAEGIWSDIYYDDYLKMNVITYSEPYFDPGRGTFVGVAGMSFPVEYFESLVKRDLGYESANLYLVNENYDIIYHPNYEAGQNIKEELLPYLDSIETNLHGNFSESLNEENYLVNYVKLANGWNMFLNLPKSELYKDINELTLLIIILTIIGIIIAIIVAYLVGNGISKPIKEFSKVLAEFGEGNLDVKFETNSKDEVGEMAKSFNKVVNSYKGTIETLKDASNEIQASSKILGETSMESRKNSVKILEEIEKIEISTEESASSVQEVTSGIEEVASSAQSLSNGAQELSDSGEKTRNEVNKGMKNINNIFEKIEIGAEQSEDTKENVKKLLEKVDNIGKIIDSINSITEQTNLLALNAAIEAARAGEAGRGFAVVADEIRKLAEDSSVATKEIERILEEVKEGTNEVNKSTEKTVNTITNISHEAESIKDQFHLIQDEVNNMISNVENITASSQEQSASTQEMSSAMERIARSANEINDKLKEIKVFMEKQAEEAKRLNSNAEELEKLSAKLHSLVERFKLGNNPGGDNI is encoded by the coding sequence TTGAAAAAGATAAGTACGAAAATAATTTTAACATCCATCGTGTTAGTTATTGTATTAGTTTCTGTTATTAGCTTTATTTCAATTTTTAGGTCCACAATATTGTTGGAGGAACATGTATTAAGTAACGCTCAAAACTTGAGCAATAGTATTGCTTCGGATCTTAATTCACAAATAAAAATTATTGAAACAATTGTCGATAATTATGCTGATTCGGCTTTTCTGGGTTTTGATGTTTTTTTAGCTAGTTTTTCAAATAGTGAGGTAATAAGGTTCTTAGATAGAGCCAAAGATGTTCCTAAAAATTTCTCTTTAAAGGTCGACGGAAATGTAAATTCATTCATCGTTTTTAATCCGGATATGCTAAGTACAAAAGTCTTGTATTCTCTTTTTTACGTGGAAAGTGAAGATAAAAGTATAAAAAACGAATATGTTAAATTGGACGATATATTTGTTCCTGAAAATAAAAAATATCAATGGTTCTTTGAAGCTCGAGATAAAGCTGAAGGAATTTGGAGCGATATTTATTATGACGATTACTTAAAAATGAACGTCATAACATATTCTGAACCATATTTTGACCCTGGAAGAGGAACTTTTGTGGGAGTTGCTGGAATGAGTTTTCCAGTTGAATATTTTGAAAGTTTGGTTAAGAGAGATTTAGGATATGAAAGTGCAAATTTGTATTTAGTTAATGAAAATTATGATATTATATATCATCCAAATTATGAGGCAGGTCAAAATATAAAAGAAGAACTTTTACCATATTTAGACTCAATAGAAACAAACTTACATGGTAATTTTTCAGAAAGTTTAAACGAAGAAAATTATCTTGTAAATTATGTAAAATTAGCTAATGGATGGAATATGTTCTTAAATCTACCTAAAAGTGAGTTGTACAAAGATATTAACGAACTTACTTTATTGATAATTATATTAACTATAATTGGTATAATTATAGCGATAATAGTAGCTTATTTGGTAGGTAATGGTATATCTAAACCTATAAAAGAATTTTCAAAAGTTTTGGCTGAGTTCGGTGAGGGTAATTTAGACGTGAAATTTGAAACTAATTCTAAAGATGAAGTCGGTGAAATGGCTAAGTCTTTCAACAAAGTTGTTAATAGTTACAAAGGAACTATTGAAACACTGAAAGATGCTTCAAACGAAATACAAGCGTCTTCTAAAATTTTAGGGGAAACTTCTATGGAATCCCGAAAAAACAGTGTTAAAATTTTAGAAGAAATTGAAAAAATTGAGATATCAACTGAAGAAAGTGCTTCTTCTGTACAAGAGGTAACCTCAGGGATTGAAGAAGTTGCTTCCTCTGCTCAAAGTTTATCAAATGGTGCACAAGAGTTATCAGATTCTGGAGAAAAAACTCGAAATGAAGTAAATAAAGGGATGAAAAACATAAATAATATATTCGAGAAGATTGAAATAGGTGCTGAACAATCTGAAGATACCAAAGAAAATGTCAAAAAACTTTTAGAAAAAGTTGATAATATCGGTAAAATAATTGATTCTATAAATTCAATAACAGAGCAAACAAATCTATTGGCTTTAAATGCAGCAATAGAAGCTGCTCGAGCCGGAGAAGCGGGAAGAGGATTTGCAGTAGTAGCAGATGAAATAAGAAAACTGGCAGAAGATAGCAGTGTTGCGACAAAAGAAATAGAAAGAATATTAGAAGAAGTAAAAGAAGGAACTAATGAAGTTAATAAATCTACTGAGAAAACGGTGAACACAATAACTAATATTTCACATGAAGCGGAAAGTATAAAAGATCAATTTCACTTGATACAAGATGAAGTCAATAATATGATCTCTAACGTAGAAAACATTACGGCGAGTTCACAGGAACAAAGTGCAAGTACACAAGAAATGAGTTCAGCGATGGAGAGAATTGCAAGATCCGCTAATGAAATTAACGATAAGCTTAAAGAAATTAAGGTGTTCATGGAGAAACAAGCTGAAGAAGCTAAAAGACTTAATAGCAATGCGGAAGAATTAGAAAAATTATCAGCAAAACTTCATTCACTTGTTGAAAGATTCAAGTTAGGAAATAATCCGGGAGGCGATAACATATAA
- a CDS encoding VIT1/CCC1 transporter family protein encodes MVEKVKDNTKLNKLMLRFQKVELTEHLIYKKLSDSIKDEKNKKVLETISQEELKHYNFWKSYTKREVKPNSFKVIFYFLLSKIFGLTFSLKLMETGEKNAQYFYDVISGIIPEVKKIEEDEDKHERELLEMIEEERLNYVGSIVLGLNDALVELTGALAGLTFALQNGVLIATSGLITGIAASLSMAASEYLSKRAENDERALKSALYTGITYLVTVALLILPYLLMPNKYFISLIITLIIAVLIILIFNFYISVAKGLPFKSRFLEMAGISLGVAGLTFFIGFLVRITLGVSI; translated from the coding sequence ATGGTAGAAAAAGTTAAAGATAACACAAAACTAAATAAGTTAATGTTAAGATTTCAAAAAGTTGAATTAACGGAGCATTTAATATATAAAAAATTATCTGACTCTATAAAAGATGAAAAGAATAAAAAAGTTTTAGAAACTATTTCTCAAGAAGAATTAAAGCATTATAATTTTTGGAAAAGTTATACAAAAAGAGAGGTCAAACCCAACTCTTTTAAAGTCATATTTTATTTTTTATTGTCAAAAATTTTCGGATTAACTTTTAGTTTGAAGTTAATGGAAACAGGAGAAAAAAATGCACAATATTTTTATGATGTAATTTCAGGCATTATCCCCGAAGTAAAAAAAATAGAAGAAGATGAAGATAAGCATGAACGTGAATTATTAGAAATGATAGAAGAAGAAAGACTAAATTACGTGGGTTCTATTGTTTTAGGATTAAACGATGCCTTAGTTGAATTAACAGGAGCCTTGGCAGGATTAACTTTTGCTCTTCAAAATGGCGTTTTAATAGCAACTTCAGGTTTAATAACAGGAATCGCCGCTTCTTTATCTATGGCAGCTTCTGAATATTTATCCAAAAGGGCAGAAAATGATGAGAGGGCTTTAAAGTCAGCGTTATATACAGGCATTACTTATTTAGTCACAGTAGCTCTTTTAATACTTCCATACTTATTGATGCCCAATAAATATTTTATAAGTTTAATCATAACATTAATAATTGCTGTACTTATTATTTTAATTTTTAATTTTTACATATCTGTCGCTAAAGGGTTGCCTTTTAAAAGCCGTTTTTTGGAAATGGCTGGGATTAGTTTAGGAGTTGCTGGTCTAACATTTTTTATTGGGTTCCTTGTTAGGATAACTTTGGGAGTTTCCATTTAA
- a CDS encoding ABC transporter substrate binding protein — translation MKKYLGILFLLILLINVRFIFANKNVLILNSYSTGLSWSDQELKGIFSILDNERDLDIYIEYMDSKRFEYNNNVFIFGEYFSKKYKDTKFDIVITLDNAAFDFVLENYNSFFDGTPIVFAGINYYQEYELQKLEYVSGVVEVHEIEETLNLALKLHKDIQNVYVVVDGYTKTSLLFQKELKNDIIPNFPNINFIFLSNSLEEIEENLKNPAENSIVLFLSFNKDAYGNYYSNDYIGKYMEQFQSIPIYTTTSVYMNYNVIGGKIVDAYDQGRKAGKIALKLLSGTKVQDLERYYLPENKYIFNYSELQKFNIPINFLPKDSIILNKPSSIVENYPILFFSMIISIIFLAVIIFIIRYQNVKLNVLLKKVEEKEEELQSFNEELLASNEQLTSANEQLIAQNEEIANNYKEIESLNYRIQNLLNIISELGNESLGIEIFFEEFLKTLIAEIPEADYGSISIIEGESWKFLAAVGYNIEGLKSLPLKREYAAFTEEVKIIYNIMSINENKMPQEIVDLMEQYTKPIKATMLKALKIGRDSYLDISLDIKQENDKIFTEESVRFFDSIINLAKAFLINKIKTEEVKKAYITFASKLATIIDSHDENSYMHIYRVSELSAFLAEKMGFTSEEVENIRIYAPLHDVGKLFISPSILNKNGGLTEEEWEEIRRHPLYAENLLEGEYFETAKKIALYHHERYDGSGYPFRLRNGQIPLEAQIVGLVDVYDALRSKRSYKEAFSHEQALEILLHGDSRTQPDQFNPKLLKIFKEYEKEIEKIYENFNEKTKN, via the coding sequence GTGAAAAAATACCTTGGAATCCTTTTTTTATTGATTTTACTTATCAACGTTCGCTTTATATTTGCTAATAAAAATGTTCTTATTTTAAATTCTTATAGCACAGGTTTATCATGGTCAGATCAAGAATTAAAAGGTATATTTTCGATTTTAGACAACGAAAGAGACTTAGATATTTATATAGAATATATGGATTCTAAAAGGTTTGAATATAATAATAATGTTTTTATATTTGGAGAATATTTTTCTAAAAAATACAAAGATACAAAGTTTGATATTGTTATTACTTTAGATAATGCAGCTTTTGATTTTGTATTAGAAAATTATAATTCATTTTTTGATGGAACTCCTATAGTATTTGCAGGAATAAATTATTATCAAGAATATGAATTACAAAAATTAGAGTATGTAAGTGGTGTTGTTGAAGTTCATGAAATTGAAGAAACATTAAACTTAGCTTTAAAACTCCATAAAGACATTCAAAATGTTTATGTAGTAGTTGATGGTTATACAAAAACTAGCCTACTTTTTCAAAAGGAGCTAAAAAACGATATTATTCCTAATTTTCCAAACATTAATTTTATTTTTCTTTCTAATTCTTTAGAGGAAATAGAAGAAAATCTTAAAAATCCTGCGGAAAATTCAATCGTTCTTTTTCTTAGTTTCAATAAAGATGCATACGGAAATTATTATTCTAATGATTATATTGGTAAGTATATGGAACAGTTTCAAAGTATTCCTATATATACTACCACCAGTGTTTATATGAATTATAATGTTATCGGAGGAAAAATTGTAGATGCTTATGATCAAGGTCGTAAAGCAGGAAAAATTGCCTTAAAATTATTATCTGGGACTAAAGTACAAGATTTAGAAAGATATTATTTACCAGAAAATAAATATATATTTAATTATTCTGAACTGCAAAAGTTTAACATACCTATTAATTTTTTACCTAAAGATTCTATCATTTTAAATAAACCATCTTCCATAGTTGAAAATTATCCTATTTTGTTTTTTAGCATGATAATTTCTATAATCTTTTTAGCCGTAATAATATTTATTATAAGGTATCAGAACGTTAAGCTCAATGTGCTGCTTAAAAAAGTAGAAGAAAAAGAAGAAGAACTTCAAAGTTTTAATGAAGAGTTGTTAGCATCAAACGAACAATTAACTTCAGCAAATGAACAACTGATTGCTCAAAATGAAGAAATTGCTAATAATTATAAAGAAATAGAAAGCTTGAACTACAGAATCCAAAATTTGTTGAATATCATTTCCGAACTTGGGAATGAATCCTTAGGTATAGAAATATTTTTTGAAGAATTTTTGAAAACGTTGATAGCAGAAATTCCTGAAGCAGATTATGGAAGTATATCTATTATAGAAGGGGAGTCGTGGAAATTTTTAGCAGCTGTAGGCTATAATATAGAAGGGTTAAAAAGTTTGCCTTTGAAAAGAGAATATGCTGCTTTTACAGAAGAAGTAAAGATAATTTATAACATAATGTCTATTAATGAGAATAAGATGCCGCAAGAGATAGTTGATTTAATGGAACAATACACTAAACCAATTAAAGCTACCATGCTAAAAGCATTAAAAATAGGTAGAGATAGTTATTTAGATATATCGCTTGACATTAAACAAGAGAATGATAAAATTTTTACGGAAGAATCTGTGCGCTTTTTTGACTCTATTATAAATTTGGCTAAAGCTTTTTTGATAAATAAAATAAAGACTGAAGAAGTTAAAAAAGCGTATATAACTTTTGCAAGTAAATTAGCTACTATTATTGATTCTCATGATGAAAATAGCTATATGCACATTTATCGCGTAAGTGAATTGTCGGCATTTTTGGCTGAGAAAATGGGGTTTACTTCTGAGGAAGTAGAAAATATACGTATTTATGCTCCTCTACATGACGTAGGAAAGCTTTTTATTTCACCTTCAATACTAAATAAAAATGGAGGATTAACTGAGGAAGAATGGGAAGAAATAAGAAGACATCCGTTATATGCAGAAAATTTGTTAGAAGGAGAATACTTTGAAACAGCCAAAAAAATTGCTCTCTATCATCACGAACGTTACGATGGTAGTGGTTATCCTTTTAGATTAAGAAATGGTCAAATACCTCTTGAAGCTCAAATTGTAGGTCTTGTTGATGTATATGATGCGCTAAGATCAAAAAGAAGTTACAAGGAAGCTTTTTCGCATGAACAAGCCTTAGAAATATTGCTACATGGTGATTCAAGAACTCAACCTGATCAATTCAATCCCAAATTATTAAAAATTTTTAAAGAATATGAAAAAGAGATTGAAAAAATATATGAAAACTTTAATGAAAAAACTAAAAATTAA